One Opitutia bacterium DNA segment encodes these proteins:
- a CDS encoding LysM peptidoglycan-binding domain-containing protein — translation MKFSRVLRHAFLASALTAGLSAAESDLAALRAKAEKGNAIAQYNLGLAYAEGRDTPVDRVEAYVWLSLALDNGARGRALDALTAQLSAPELDAAKSRLAERRGAKAAPATPATTPASVPVSNLEAELAQTKSDQKQLSTELAAAWKETDQLKAELEKAKAAAASAGDVEQLRRERDSLSAKLTELAGDLATLRSERERLQKLAAQMQKEVSDSRDTTRAAEEQARTSEQRIGELVRQVESQKAELARADEALKSLQAAPATAKESPELAQKIRELQAAQAEIETARAANAQLNATLTKAAQDRANLERMLTQAQTAAIDFGKQIDALNAEVAALKQKPAVAAFPDLRERVADLEAQVTALRNAPPAYPDLRERVADLQAQVTALRNAPPAYPDLRDRVAQLENQLSAAASSGAARPAAPGYPDLRDRVATLEKQLVETNRRADTLDTRATELTNARAALENDLATVRAQLSRSLQQAGVAQEAADKLGAANRALEEQLASAKNAAPAYPDLRSQVADLQRQLAAAQSAAPAYPDLRRRVSELETQLAATSARPTAPSYPDLRERVAELEAQVTALRNAPPAYPDLRERVADLTQQLAARPAAPNYPDLRNDVADLRRQLAAARDAKPGYPDLRERVADLEHQLARASLPSTPAYPDLSARVAQLESALATTRAQLAVAQRETPATPTEDPAALKEKLATAEDKLATALSGYSQLQKDYDALQESVTKSTGALSNEKDSLSSRLVAAEESARNAQAEVARLNEALAATQRGSSQAGTELASTRALLQQVQGTNALLAQENYQLKAALANNPAARSAATVAAAANVRTHTVEAGDSLSKISQRYYGNTGRWQEIYGANRELIGPQGQLKVGQVLRIP, via the coding sequence ATGAAGTTTTCCCGCGTCCTCCGCCACGCCTTCCTCGCCTCCGCGCTCACCGCCGGCCTGTCCGCCGCCGAGAGCGACCTCGCCGCCCTCCGCGCCAAGGCCGAGAAGGGCAACGCCATCGCGCAATACAACCTCGGCCTCGCCTACGCCGAGGGCCGCGACACCCCGGTCGACCGCGTCGAAGCCTACGTCTGGCTTTCCCTCGCCCTCGATAACGGCGCCCGCGGCCGCGCGCTCGACGCACTCACCGCGCAGCTCAGCGCCCCCGAACTCGACGCCGCCAAGTCCCGCCTCGCCGAGCGCCGTGGCGCGAAAGCCGCGCCGGCCACCCCCGCAACCACGCCGGCCTCCGTTCCCGTTTCCAATCTCGAAGCCGAACTCGCGCAAACCAAGTCCGACCAAAAGCAGCTCAGCACCGAGCTCGCCGCCGCCTGGAAGGAGACCGACCAGCTGAAAGCCGAACTCGAGAAAGCGAAAGCCGCCGCCGCTTCCGCCGGCGACGTCGAGCAACTCCGCCGCGAGCGCGACTCCCTCTCCGCCAAGCTCACCGAGCTCGCCGGCGACCTCGCCACCCTCCGCTCCGAGCGCGAGCGCCTGCAGAAACTCGCCGCGCAGATGCAGAAGGAAGTTTCCGATTCGCGCGACACCACGCGCGCCGCCGAGGAACAAGCCCGCACCTCCGAACAGCGCATCGGCGAACTGGTCCGCCAAGTCGAGTCACAGAAAGCCGAACTCGCCCGCGCCGACGAAGCCCTCAAGTCGCTCCAGGCCGCGCCCGCCACCGCCAAGGAATCGCCCGAACTCGCGCAAAAAATCCGCGAGCTCCAGGCCGCCCAAGCCGAGATCGAGACCGCCCGCGCCGCCAACGCCCAGCTGAACGCCACGCTCACCAAAGCCGCGCAGGACCGCGCCAACCTCGAACGCATGCTCACCCAGGCGCAGACCGCCGCGATCGATTTCGGCAAGCAGATCGACGCCCTCAACGCCGAGGTCGCCGCCCTCAAACAAAAGCCCGCCGTCGCGGCCTTCCCCGACCTCCGCGAGCGCGTCGCCGATCTCGAGGCCCAGGTCACCGCGCTGCGCAACGCACCACCGGCCTACCCCGATTTGCGCGAACGCGTCGCCGACCTGCAGGCGCAAGTCACGGCCCTCCGCAACGCCCCGCCCGCTTACCCGGACCTGCGTGACCGCGTCGCCCAACTGGAGAACCAACTCTCCGCCGCCGCGAGTTCCGGCGCCGCCAGACCGGCTGCGCCCGGCTATCCCGATCTCCGCGACCGCGTCGCCACGCTCGAGAAACAACTCGTCGAGACCAACCGCCGCGCCGACACGCTCGACACCCGCGCCACCGAACTCACGAACGCCCGGGCCGCCCTCGAGAACGACCTCGCCACCGTCCGCGCCCAACTCAGCCGCAGCCTGCAACAAGCCGGCGTCGCGCAGGAAGCCGCCGACAAACTCGGCGCCGCCAATCGCGCCCTCGAGGAACAACTCGCGTCCGCGAAAAACGCCGCACCGGCCTATCCCGATCTCCGCAGCCAGGTCGCCGATCTCCAACGCCAGCTCGCCGCCGCGCAAAGCGCCGCGCCCGCCTACCCCGACCTCCGCCGCCGCGTCAGCGAACTCGAAACCCAGCTCGCCGCGACCAGTGCCCGTCCCACCGCCCCCAGTTATCCGGATCTCCGCGAGCGCGTGGCTGAGCTCGAAGCCCAAGTCACCGCGCTGCGCAACGCTCCGCCCGCGTATCCCGACTTGCGCGAACGCGTCGCCGACCTGACACAGCAACTCGCGGCCCGCCCGGCTGCCCCGAACTATCCCGACCTCCGCAACGACGTCGCCGATCTCCGTCGCCAACTCGCCGCCGCCCGCGACGCCAAGCCCGGCTACCCGGACCTCCGCGAGCGCGTCGCCGATTTGGAGCATCAGCTCGCCCGTGCGTCCCTCCCCAGCACACCGGCCTACCCGGATCTCTCCGCGCGGGTCGCGCAGCTCGAGTCGGCCCTCGCCACCACGCGCGCCCAGCTCGCCGTCGCCCAGCGCGAGACGCCGGCCACGCCGACCGAGGATCCCGCCGCGCTGAAGGAGAAGCTCGCCACCGCCGAGGACAAACTCGCCACCGCGCTCAGCGGCTACTCGCAACTTCAGAAAGACTACGACGCACTCCAGGAGAGCGTGACGAAGTCCACCGGCGCGCTGAGCAACGAGAAGGATTCCCTCTCCTCGCGTCTCGTCGCCGCCGAGGAATCCGCGCGCAACGCCCAAGCCGAAGTCGCTCGCCTGAACGAAGCCCTTGCGGCCACGCAACGCGGCAGCAGCCAAGCCGGCACCGAGCTCGCTTCGACGCGCGCCCTGCTCCAGCAGGTCCAAGGCACCAACGCGCTGCTCGCCCAGGAGAACTACCAGCTCAAGGCCGCGCTCGCCAACAACCCCGCCGCACGCAGCGCTGCGACCGTCGCCGCCGCGGCGAATGTCCGCACGCACACGGTCGAGGCCGGCGATTCCCTCTCGAAGATCAGCCAGCGCTACTACGGCAACACCGGCCGCTGGCAGGAAATCTACGGCGCGAACCGCGAGCTCATCGGACCGCAAGGCCAGCTCAAGGTCGGCCAGGTGCTCCGCATCCCGTAA
- the glpK gene encoding glycerol kinase GlpK encodes MSQPRYVLALDQGTTSSRAIVFDRRGRAHGTAQQEFAQHFPRPGWVEHDAHDLWETTRLTALGALAKANLTARSIAAIGLTNQRETTLLWDRRTGRPLHRAIVWQDRRTADACEKLKRAGLAPLFRRKTGLLLDPYFSGTKLAWLLDHIPGARRRAERGELAFGTVDTWLLWRLTGGTVHATDASNASRTLLFNLRTGAWDDELLKILRVPREVLPEIRDSSGAFGEVTAVPALRGVPITGIAGDQQAALFGQACFRPGMAKNTYGTGCFLLLHTGDKPVASKNQLLTTVAWRLDGRLEYALEGSVFVGGAVVQWLRDGLGLIARSGDVEQLAARVPDNGGVYLVPAFTGLGAPHWDAAARGAIIGLTRGSNAGHVARAALESIAYQSADLLAAMRADCGRPLRQLRVDGGATVNDALMQFQADLLRVPVVRPRTTETTALGAAYLAGLAAGFWKNRAEIAALWQADRTFTARAKPAATARLRRNWQRAVERTLDWQE; translated from the coding sequence ATGAGCCAACCCCGCTACGTCCTCGCGCTCGATCAAGGCACCACTTCATCCCGCGCCATCGTCTTCGACCGCCGCGGCCGCGCGCACGGCACGGCGCAGCAGGAGTTCGCCCAACACTTCCCCCGCCCCGGCTGGGTCGAACACGACGCGCACGACCTCTGGGAAACCACGCGCCTCACCGCCCTCGGCGCCCTCGCGAAGGCGAATCTCACCGCGCGCAGCATCGCCGCGATCGGCCTCACCAACCAGCGCGAGACCACACTGCTCTGGGACCGCCGCACCGGCCGGCCGCTCCACCGCGCCATCGTCTGGCAGGATCGCCGCACCGCCGACGCCTGCGAAAAACTAAAACGCGCCGGCCTCGCGCCGCTTTTCCGCCGCAAGACCGGCCTGCTCCTCGATCCGTATTTTTCCGGCACGAAGCTGGCGTGGCTCCTCGATCATATTCCAGGCGCCCGCCGTCGCGCCGAGCGAGGCGAACTCGCCTTCGGCACCGTGGACACGTGGCTGCTCTGGCGCCTCACCGGTGGCACCGTGCACGCGACCGACGCCTCCAACGCCTCGCGCACGCTCCTCTTCAATCTCCGCACCGGCGCGTGGGACGACGAGCTCCTCAAAATCCTCCGCGTCCCGCGCGAGGTCCTCCCCGAAATCCGCGACAGCTCCGGCGCCTTCGGCGAAGTCACCGCCGTGCCCGCACTGCGCGGCGTGCCCATCACCGGCATCGCCGGCGACCAGCAAGCCGCGCTCTTCGGGCAGGCCTGCTTCCGCCCCGGCATGGCGAAAAACACTTACGGCACCGGCTGCTTCCTGCTCCTGCACACCGGCGACAAGCCTGTCGCTTCGAAAAACCAGCTCCTCACCACCGTGGCGTGGCGCCTCGACGGCCGCCTCGAATACGCCCTCGAAGGCTCCGTCTTCGTCGGCGGCGCCGTGGTGCAATGGCTCCGCGACGGCCTCGGCCTCATCGCGCGCTCGGGCGACGTCGAGCAACTCGCCGCGCGCGTCCCCGACAACGGCGGCGTCTACCTCGTGCCCGCGTTCACCGGCCTCGGCGCGCCGCATTGGGACGCCGCCGCGCGCGGCGCGATCATCGGCCTCACGCGCGGCAGCAACGCCGGCCACGTCGCCCGCGCCGCGCTCGAAAGCATCGCCTACCAAAGCGCCGACCTCCTCGCCGCGATGCGCGCCGACTGCGGCCGACCGCTGCGCCAGCTCCGCGTCGACGGCGGCGCCACCGTGAACGACGCGCTGATGCAATTCCAAGCCGACCTCCTCCGTGTGCCCGTCGTGCGCCCGCGCACCACCGAGACGACCGCGCTCGGCGCCGCCTACCTCGCCGGCCTCGCCGCGGGCTTCTGGAAAAATCGCGCCGAAATCGCCGCGCTCTGGCAAGCCGACCGCACCTTCACCGCCCGCGCCAAACCCGCCGCCACCGCCCGGCTCCGCCGCAACTGGCAGCGCGCCGTGGAGCGCACGCTCGACTGGCAGGAGTGA
- a CDS encoding SRPBCC family protein, with translation MLIPLLVFLAALLAGLALVVARQPADFRYARSVAIAAPPGAVFPHLNDLRRHAAWQPWVKTECDPTIQRSYTGPESGVGATYAWRGNAAAGAGRMVVIESRAGELVRLREDYEKPLAASCQMEFALAAEGGATRATWTMTGRNSFLMKAIHLLMRRSIERELEKGLAALKALVEGRARA, from the coding sequence ATGCTTATCCCGCTCCTTGTTTTCCTCGCCGCGCTCCTGGCCGGACTCGCGCTCGTGGTCGCGCGGCAACCGGCGGATTTCCGCTACGCGCGCAGCGTGGCGATCGCGGCGCCGCCGGGCGCGGTGTTCCCGCACCTGAACGACCTGCGCCGCCACGCGGCGTGGCAGCCGTGGGTGAAGACGGAGTGCGATCCGACGATCCAGCGCAGCTACACGGGGCCGGAGAGCGGCGTCGGCGCGACGTATGCCTGGCGCGGCAACGCGGCGGCCGGCGCCGGCCGCATGGTCGTGATCGAGAGCCGCGCCGGCGAATTGGTGCGGCTGCGCGAGGACTACGAGAAGCCGCTGGCGGCGAGTTGCCAGATGGAGTTCGCGCTGGCGGCGGAGGGCGGAGCCACGCGCGCGACCTGGACGATGACGGGGCGGAACAGTTTCCTGATGAAGGCGATTCACCTGCTCATGCGGCGCTCCATCGAGCGTGAGCTGGAGAAAGGTCTGGCCGCGCTGAAGGCGTTGGTGGAGGGTCGCGCCCGCGCCTAA
- a CDS encoding MarR family transcriptional regulator yields MPPPVPRLHAADTRQVSLLLADINRQVRRVFDRRVRHLGLTRAQWMFLFYLGREPGITQSQLAELMQMEKISVSRQADRLERAGWIERRDDRADARAYRLYPTARAGRVVAKLNELADELRADYLDGVPPERLTELIEDLTRIRGNLLRLRDAESAGRNGTSLS; encoded by the coding sequence ATGCCGCCTCCCGTGCCACGCCTCCACGCCGCCGACACCCGCCAGGTCTCGCTGTTGCTCGCTGACATCAACCGGCAGGTGCGGCGCGTCTTCGACCGGCGCGTGCGGCATCTCGGGCTGACGCGTGCGCAGTGGATGTTCCTGTTCTATCTCGGGCGGGAGCCGGGCATCACCCAAAGCCAGCTCGCGGAGCTGATGCAGATGGAAAAGATCAGCGTGAGCCGGCAGGCGGACCGCCTCGAGCGTGCTGGCTGGATCGAGCGGCGCGACGACCGGGCGGACGCGCGGGCTTACCGGCTTTATCCGACGGCGCGCGCTGGCCGCGTGGTGGCGAAGCTCAACGAACTCGCGGACGAACTGCGGGCCGATTACCTCGACGGCGTTCCGCCGGAGCGGCTGACGGAGTTGATCGAGGACCTCACTCGCATTCGCGGCAATCTTCTCCGCCTGCGCGACGCCGAATCGGCCGGGCGCAACGGCACCTCCCTTTCATGA
- a CDS encoding efflux RND transporter periplasmic adaptor subunit, protein MKTFVSSRLCFVASLALALGLLAGCGKSGSAARGGSAPAVPVQVAKASKADVPRWIESIGNVQAQRSVVVKSQVDGIIAQVHLQEGDEVQAGDRIVTLDRRPFENAVLVARAALATAKAQAEQATIDAERYSHLDQQSAISKEAYAQYMTRAQTTKADVQAKEAALANAELQLGYTEIKAPFAGRAGQLLLHEGALVKANDANTSIVSINQLAPIAVSFSVPETALPLIRSAMASGTAAVAVTERASGVRRTDGKLGFIDNTVDATTGSVTLKAVFANTDHVLWPGQFVHVKTLVDVTKGVFVVPTTAVQTTQDGSTLYVVKADKTVELRNVKVVRTDGDRTLLASGVQDGETVVTDGQLRLLPGAKVEFATLATTNSGNGAAAAAAAAAQD, encoded by the coding sequence ATGAAAACGTTCGTTTCCTCTCGTCTGTGTTTCGTTGCGAGTTTGGCGCTCGCGCTCGGCTTGCTTGCCGGCTGCGGCAAGTCCGGTTCCGCCGCGCGCGGCGGAAGCGCGCCCGCCGTGCCGGTGCAGGTCGCGAAAGCGAGCAAGGCCGACGTGCCCCGTTGGATCGAATCCATCGGCAACGTGCAGGCGCAGCGCTCCGTCGTCGTGAAATCCCAGGTCGACGGCATCATCGCGCAGGTGCACCTCCAGGAAGGCGACGAGGTCCAGGCGGGCGACCGCATCGTCACGCTCGATCGCCGGCCGTTCGAGAACGCCGTGCTCGTCGCCCGGGCCGCGCTTGCCACCGCGAAGGCGCAGGCCGAGCAGGCGACGATCGACGCCGAACGCTATTCCCATCTCGACCAGCAATCGGCGATTTCGAAGGAGGCCTACGCGCAATACATGACGCGCGCGCAGACGACGAAAGCCGACGTGCAGGCCAAGGAAGCCGCGCTTGCCAACGCCGAGCTGCAGCTCGGCTACACCGAGATCAAGGCGCCGTTCGCGGGCCGCGCCGGCCAGCTGTTGTTGCACGAAGGCGCGCTCGTGAAGGCCAACGACGCCAACACCTCGATCGTCTCGATCAACCAGCTCGCGCCGATCGCTGTCAGTTTCTCCGTGCCGGAAACCGCGCTGCCGCTCATCCGCTCGGCCATGGCCAGCGGCACGGCAGCGGTCGCCGTCACTGAGCGCGCCTCGGGTGTGCGACGCACGGACGGCAAACTCGGCTTCATCGACAATACCGTCGACGCGACGACGGGCTCCGTGACTTTGAAGGCGGTCTTCGCGAATACCGATCACGTGCTCTGGCCCGGGCAGTTCGTGCACGTGAAGACGCTCGTCGACGTGACCAAGGGAGTCTTCGTCGTGCCCACGACGGCGGTGCAGACGACGCAGGACGGCTCGACGCTCTACGTCGTGAAGGCAGACAAGACCGTCGAGCTGCGCAACGTGAAGGTCGTGCGCACCGACGGCGACCGCACGCTGCTCGCCTCGGGCGTGCAGGATGGCGAGACGGTCGTCACCGACGGCCAGCTCCGCCTGCTGCCGGGCGCGAAAGTCGAGTTCGCCACTCTCGCCACCACCAACAGCGGAAACGGAGCTGCCGCCGCGGCCGCCGCCGCCGCGCAGGACTGA